The genomic region ACGTTTGCGTATATCGGCGGAGTAGAATCTCTCGTCAGGCTGCAGTTGAACCCAGAGCTACTGAACAATCGGATCCACCGGGCGGTGGTGCGTGAACTGACGGGCAAAGGACTTCGCGAAGTACAGCCAGAAGAAAATCCGGATCTGGTGGTGCGCTACTGGGTTGAGGCGGAGTCGAACGCGCAGTTGACCGGTACTGCCCATTGGGGCATGTATGGTTCCTACTATTATGGTTATTGGACGGTTATGTACACCACGATGAGTACGCCGGTGACCCACAAAGGCCTGCTTGGCATTGAACTGATTGATGCGAAAGCGCGGGATCTTGCGTGGCGCCTGTTTGTGAGTGAGAAGATCATTCACAACGACCCGGACAAGATTTGGAAAACAGCAGACAGTAACATAATCAAGGCGTTCAAAAACTATCCTCCAACAGCGGGGGCCATCGCAGAAAAGAAAGCAGCGTGGGCCAAAGCAGAAGCCGCCAAAAAGTCTGCAGAACCTTAGTGGTTAAGCTCACCTCCTGGTTAACGCGCTGACCGGAAAAGTGAGCGCTGGAATCTACATGTGCTTCTAGTCAACTAACCGGGCACAACCGACCCCCGGTGCCTAAGAACACCGGTAGCCGTGCAATTGTCGCGCGTGTAATCACGGACTGCTCACAAATCACCGCGAATCGCGGGCTAACGAGCTAGATGGTCGCGGCTTTGTATTTGGCTGGATCGATCTCGATGCGGCCCTTAAAGTGGGCGCCGTCTTCGATACTGATACGGGCGCAAAAAATATCACCGACAATGGAGCCGTCTTTTGTAATTTCGACGCGTCCGCTGGCGTCGACGTTGCCGACAGCTTTGCCATTGACAACCACTTCACCGGCGTGAATTTCCGAATTAACGAGCGCGGTGGAACCGATAGTAAGCGCATGGCCATCCAGGAAAATCGGACCTTCCACAATGCCGTCGATTTGCAGGTCTTCCGAGCCGGTGATTGTCCCTTTAATCTGCAGGCTGGAGCCAAGTCGTGCGGAAGAGCGGGACGCGGAAGTTGCGGAGCGTGCGGCGGAATGGGCGGGGGGAGTGAATGGGACGTTGGATGCTGCTGCCTGAGCGGGTGGCGGAGTTTGCGTTTCGGTCATAGTTTGCTGCTTGGACCACATAGGTTCCTCCATGACAAATAGAGATGATTCAGTCCGGGCTGGGAGGCCGAATAGACCTTTACTGTAGATTCATGCGGCGAAGCGAACGACAGGGAAATAGTTTGTATTTGCCCAGTTTGGAACCTGAACGCGCGGACAGGCACAAGCTCTCTGTAATTTACGTCCTAAGCGCACGCAAACTTCTGATGAGCGCGCTTGCCGGATAAGGGTGTACAGGATCGACATGATTGTTAGAGATGTCCGGTTACGCGACTTATCAGACCTCAGTGTTTCTGGTGTTACGATGAGCGCCAGTGAGTAATTAACAAAGGTGAGCTCTCCATGAGACGAACAATTGTCATAGCCGTCCTAGTCCTTACGATGGCCTCTATCGCCCTAGGACAAAGACCGAGCGCGAGCGGGGATCGAAGAGGAAGCATTGAGCAGGTCATAAGGCAACTGGATCATGAACGCATTCAGGCGCAGATCGATGCTGATGCGGCGGCCCTTGAGCGCATCTATGCTGCGGATTTTATCGGCGTAGGGCCAAGCGGCGCCGTGAGAACCAAGCCGCAGGTGATTTCAGATTTTACGTCCGGTGAATTGAAATTTCTGTCTATCACCACCGACGAGGTTCAGGTGCGCATATACGGAAACACGGCTGTCGAGACTGGCCGCTCCACAATGAATGGGCAAGATAAAGGCAAGGCCGTCCCCCGTGACAACCGCTTTACCAGAGTATGGGTAAAGCAGCAAGGGCACTGGCGGTTGGTTCTCAACCACTACTCGCCACTGATTATGCAGCAATAAGCTGGACTGACTGCCCTGACACAACGCCGAACAATTCCACGCGAAACTAGAGTTTCCCAGGCTCCTTGGTATGGAGCCAGCTTCTGTCGACAACCTCAGCCCAGTCTTGTCGGGTCGCCAAGAAGGGAATCATAGGTAGAAAATCTGGCGGGACGAAAAATGGTAGGCACGAGGAGACTCGAACTCCTGACCTCTACCGTGTCAAGGTAGCGCTCTAACCAACTGAGCTACGCGCCTACGTTCGCGGGTTAAATCTATTTTATCGCAAGGGCGAGGCGCCGCGACGGCCAGTCGCATGCCCTCCTTAATTGCTTGCCGACGGTTCACCCGACGCCGCGGCCACGCTTCCGGCCGAAAACCGACTGGGTTGTGGGCGGTATCCGTTGCGTGTGCGAACCCGATAGTTCCTTAGATGATCGCCCAGTAGCTTGACTGTGATGTTTCGCCAACCGTGGTTGGTATTCGATTTCGGATAGTAGCTGAGCGAATACAGATGTCCCAGATCGTCTCGAATCGACGCAAAAGCTTTTCGCTCGTCCCGCCAATTCTTGGAGAAATATGCCTTGCCCCCGGTGGCGGCGGTCATGCGCTCGAAGACAGCAGTCGATACAGGCTCCAGTCGGGCTTCACGAGTACTGATCATGTAGATGGGAATGCCAGAGGACTGGGCTAGTTCGGCAACGTCCTCGGGAGGCACGACGCTCGAATTGTCAGGACCATTGGAGAAGACCACCACAACTTTTCTTCCTGTAATTCCCGCAGCATCTTTCACGGTTAGAAGTAGCGAATTGTAGAGCGCGGCGTCGTCTCCAGCGACGGTTGTTCGCACTCCGCGCACCACTTCTGAACGGTCCGAGGTCAACACTGCCGCCTTCGACAAATCGCGGCTGTAGGAATAGAACGCAATCTTGTCGGCCTTCTCGAGCGAGCGGACAAACTCTGAGATCGCGTCCTGCGCAAAAACGAAGCCACGATACATGTAGTTGCTGGTATCGAAAAGAATAAAGACGTTGGAGCCGGCAATGGCTGCACTGAGGGTGTCGGTTTGCTCAGGGGTCGCAGTAGC from Terriglobales bacterium harbors:
- a CDS encoding VWA domain-containing protein, giving the protein MTKRYSRRLVVVFALIYGSGTWSNAQQAEQAQFQVSVDLVQLNVAVTDSKGNYVTGLKPADFQITEDTIPEKIAFFGEGNGPARSVADVAQTEGKPLDASYPAPNTATATATPEQTDTLSAAIAGSNVFILFDTSNYMYRGFVFAQDAISEFVRSLEKADKIAFYSYSRDLSKAAVLTSDRSEVVRGVRTTVAGDDAALYNSLLLTVKDAAGITGRKVVVVFSNGPDNSSVVPPEDVAELAQSSGIPIYMISTREARLEPVSTAVFERMTAATGGKAYFSKNWRDERKAFASIRDDLGHLYSLSYYPKSNTNHGWRNITVKLLGDHLRNYRVRTRNGYRPQPSRFSAGSVAAASGEPSASN
- a CDS encoding DUF4136 domain-containing protein, with protein sequence TFAYIGGVESLVRLQLNPELLNNRIHRAVVRELTGKGLREVQPEENPDLVVRYWVEAESNAQLTGTAHWGMYGSYYYGYWTVMYTTMSTPVTHKGLLGIELIDAKARDLAWRLFVSEKIIHNDPDKIWKTADSNIIKAFKNYPPTAGAIAEKKAAWAKAEAAKKSAEP
- a CDS encoding polymer-forming cytoskeletal protein — its product is MWSKQQTMTETQTPPPAQAAASNVPFTPPAHSAARSATSASRSSARLGSSLQIKGTITGSEDLQIDGIVEGPIFLDGHALTIGSTALVNSEIHAGEVVVNGKAVGNVDASGRVEITKDGSIVGDIFCARISIEDGAHFKGRIEIDPAKYKAATI
- a CDS encoding nuclear transport factor 2 family protein; protein product: MRRTIVIAVLVLTMASIALGQRPSASGDRRGSIEQVIRQLDHERIQAQIDADAAALERIYAADFIGVGPSGAVRTKPQVISDFTSGELKFLSITTDEVQVRIYGNTAVETGRSTMNGQDKGKAVPRDNRFTRVWVKQQGHWRLVLNHYSPLIMQQ